One window of Methanogenium organophilum genomic DNA carries:
- a CDS encoding DUF523 domain-containing protein has product MVRTFVTPTVVVMRCIEFDHCRWNGEMITSHIMDRLKEFVNFIPVCPEMEMGLGVPRDSICIVGGKAGEHLVQPATGRDLWT; this is encoded by the coding sequence ATGGTGAGAACGTTTGTAACCCCGACAGTGGTAGTGATGAGGTGCATCGAGTTTGATCACTGCCGGTGGAACGGCGAGATGATCACCAGCCACATCATGGACCGGCTGAAGGAGTTTGTCAATTTTATCCCGGTTTGTCCCGAGATGGAGATGGGCCTCGGAGTGCCGCGGGATTCCATCTGTATCGTTGGGGGCAAGGCAGGGGAGCACCTGGTGCAGCCCGCAACCGGGCGGGATCTCTGGACCTGA